The DNA region TATGATTATGATATACTATGTTTGAATGTCTCAATTGTTGAACAACAAGACAATGGGTTTGtttgagctaaaatcaaacagaaaaccactttctctctctttgtcatgacatttctcttcctcctcttctcttcCCTTCCTAAGGTATTCATTCTCTTTCTTCAGCAATTTCTTCCGAATTCTAATCTTTTCCAACCTTGGATCACATTATCTTTGTGCTTTGCAACCATCAACAAGATCTATGTACAAAGCTTCTAGCTTTTTATGTTGTTGCAAAATTTTGTCAACtctctttaaaatttaaagtaattGAATAAGTGTGTGTTCCCTTTGTGCTGGTTCTCGAAATGACCTCACTAATGTTTTTATGAATTATGATCACTTGGAACAATTTGCAGGAAAGAATACTCGATAGGGTTATTATTTCTTCATATTCTCCTACTCCTCCTATTTGGGTTCCCTGAATATTCAAGTTGCAATATGGGGTATCTCAATTCAGGTGTGTCCTCTTCAAGCCAAGTTCATGCTGCAGATGATGCACCTGCCAGTGGAGGTGGTCTCAGGTTAACTTCTTTCTCATTTGCATATCTATCTTTCTACAGATTTATCATATGCTCAAATATATCTCCCTCTTTTGTTTTTTTGACTCATGAAGCATGTTTATTGAGATTATAATGTATTCATTTGCCACAAAATATCCATCTTATGTGTTCTTTCACAAAATATTGATTTGTATTCTTTGTTATTGATCTTTATTTGCTAAATTATAAAGTTTGCCTTTCTGTTAACTTGAATATTTTGTCATGTCTGTTCTCAGCTGGGCCTGAGGATGTGTATTCTTGCATAACAAATTAATTAGATTTTGTGTTTAATACTAttcttattattaataatattatatatgatCCATGGGTATTCATTCATTAGTAAAGCTTCAATTTCGTTGACATGAAAGGAAATGATAGAGTTTGTAATTGCCTTTAAAAAGATGGTTGTGATTTGTGACATGATTTGGTATGGTTGGTGTCTACAGTCATAATGGCAAATTCAGTTATGGATATGCTAGCTGCGCCGGAAAGAGGTCTTCAATGGAAGACTTTTATGAAACAAGAGTTGATGGTGTGGATGGTGAAATCGTTGGCCTTTTCGGAGTTTTTGATGGTATATTTTTCATCCTTCTTCTGGTTGTACCCCAGAACCTAACATTGGCTTTATATAACTAATGATTGGTTCTATACTTTATAAACTCAAAAACTTGAAAGTAAGTAGCAGCAAGTTTATTGTTTATAACTCTTTTCTTCAGGTCATGGTGGTGTTCGTGCTGCTGAGTATGTCAAGAAAAACCTGTTTAGTAATTTGATCAGTCATCCAAAATTCATATCCGACACTAAATCTGCGATAGGTATCCTATCCATCATGATATCTGATGTTCTGTGTTTGCTAAAATCCTGAGATTAACCATGATTTCTTTGCCCCAAACTTCTCTTTTTCGCAGCTGATGCGTACAACCATACCGACTCAGAATTTCTGAAATCCGAAAATACTCATAACAGAGATGCTGGCTCAACTGCTTCTACTGCAATTCTAGTTGGTGACCGTTTGCTTGTTGCAAATGTTGGGGACTCCAGAGCTGTTATATGCAGGGGTGGTAATGGTAAGGCTTCTATATTGTATTTCTTACATGCAGTGGATTACTTAATAATCAAACTTACAAAATTGATGCGTGATACTTAATAATTCCATTATAATTGTGGTTTCCTCTAGCCATTGCTGTTTCTCGAGATCACAAGCCAGACCAAACTGATGAGAGACAAAGGATTGAAGATGCAGGGGGCTTTGTTATGTGGGCTGGTATTATAGTTACTTTtcttaatttagtttaaaatatctcatatcaTTTCTCACTAATGTTACTTAATGTCATATTTACAGGAACTTGGAGAGTTGGTGGTGTTCTCGCCGTTTCTCGTGCATTTGGAGATAGGCTCCTGAAGCAGTATGTTGTTGCTGATCCAGAAATCAAGGTTTGGGTCCGATGTACTCAGTGATCTATTATTGGATAGTTCATTTGGCCAATCTATCTTTAATTTCCTTTATAGTTCTTTTAGTCTCATTCGcgtttcaatttcttttaaaagTGAGTTGAAGATGGATATTACTAGCATGTGTAGCATCTATATGCTTTTCACCATTACTGAGTGTGTGAATTTATTAAGTATGCATAAAGTTTTTATTGTTTGCACATTGTGTGTGGGGTGACAcaactttgttttcttttgtgttaAGATTTAGGGTTTTCTCTGAGATTAGTATGCTACTAACAAATAATCATCATGGATACGTTGGTAATGTCTCTTTAAGGGAAAAGAGATATTGTGAATTCTGAATAATAATCTTTATTTTCGTTGAAATGGACTTAATGATCTTGCAGGAAGAAAAGGTCGACAGCTCGCTCGAGTTTCTTATATTGGCAAGTGATGGCCTATGGGATGTTGTCTCAAATGAGGTTTGCAATGATCACTATCTCTTTCGCTTCTCTTTGATAAGAAATAGCTCATTTCTCTCATAGCAAGTTAACAACTAACGAAATGCTTTTTCTGTTCATGTTAATGTCACTGTGAACTTTAATACATAACTACACCAATGTGAAACATCCCGCATTAACGCAGGATCTAGGAAAGGGCCATATGCAAAGGGTGTAATATAGGCAGTCTAACATAATAATTACATCATTGATCGaggtgacacggagaaaaactcGATCTCGATCGTTGCTCCAAGGCTCCCCTTTGTGTAACTAGACCAGTGTATTTAGATAAAACTGGAATACCAAGTTTTCATAGTGACAAATATAAAGAAACAAAGAACATTGGTTGCGAAAATAAGTGAAGTCAAATGCATCAAAAGTCTTATTACATTCTTGTTTTGTTTGTTCAGGAAGCTGTGGCTATGGTGAAACCAATAGAGGATGCAGAGGAGGCAGCAAAGAAATTGTTGAAAGAAGCAATTCAGAGAGGAAGTGCTGACAATATCACTTGTGTTGTTGTTCGTTTCTTGATGGACCAAGGTGGTGCTTCTGCCTCTTCTAATGATACCACCACCTCTGCCAATTCTGTTACCCCGTCTCTGTAAGCTCCCTCTCTATATATATGTCACCCTGTATCAGTGTACCATGCAAGAATAGGAAACAGCTTCAAATTCCTTATGCTTCTCTCTGTCTCACAGTCTCTCTTACTATATGTAGCTAGTTTAAAGAAAAGTGTGACCATGGAATGTAGTGCTAATTTCAATTTATGCATGTAATGTAACCATGGTTCTTTTAGTCCATTTATTTTCTTAGTGTTAGCCATGGCTTGTTACAAAaatgtaatattatattatatgggAAAAACGGAtcttttcatcttttctttttcttttttttttgttacccctcttaattattttttgtaaatgaAGAGTATGCTTGGTGGCTGTATATAACACTGAACGATTTTGTAATAAGCAATGCTAGGAGGTCAGCAACATTTGTGATTGGTAGTCATCAACtaaccatcaatgatgatttgatggtgtgagattggtgtgagattttatccaagaggtaatgaccaattcggtacccgaaagattcaaacgctgacattttggtaccCAACTATTGATATTGACAAAAAGGTACCTGAACGATTTAAAATTTTGCCAAGCGTGTCCAAGAGCTTGCCGGAACATAGCTCCGGTGAGTACGATGCTTACGTGGTGGGCGGTTTTTGCTGACAAGGCTAGTGTTATATTAGATGgaatttgtaattttaattatGCTTATCCTACTTGGAAAATAAACTAAACCTAATTTGAACATTAGTTTTCCCCCAATTTTGCCCTAAAACCCAATTAGCTCTCCTTGCTCTCTCGTAGAGCACAATCGCAATCTGAAAGATGCAAGTAGCTAGGGCTCGTGGAATAGGTGGAACCGTGAGAAAGCACTCATCCGTAGCCTTCGACGTTGATGGTGGTTCTGGAGTTGGTAGTAAACTATACGATGGGTGTTGCTTTTGTCCCCTTCCGGTGGTTCCGTTGAAGTCGAAGACAAGTAGCAACCCTGATAGATGGTTTCTACGTTGCCCTCTGTGGAAGGTAAGGTTAAAATGTTGATGTTACGTGAGGAAATGATG from Arachis hypogaea cultivar Tifrunner chromosome 10, arahy.Tifrunner.gnm2.J5K5, whole genome shotgun sequence includes:
- the LOC112716023 gene encoding probable protein phosphatase 2C 59 isoform X2, with the protein product MKEYSIGLLFLHILLLLLFGFPEYSSCNMGYLNSGVSSSSQVHAADDAPASGGGLSHNGKFSYGYASCAGKRSSMEDFYETRVDGVDGEIVGLFGVFDGHGGVRAAEYVKKNLFSNLISHPKFISDTKSAIADAYNHTDSEFLKSENTHNRDAGSTASTAILVGDRLLVANVGDSRAVICRGGNAIAVSRDHKPDQTDERQRIEDAGGFVMWAGTWRVGGVLAVSRAFGDRLLKQYVVADPEIKEEKVDSSLEFLILASDGLWDVVSNEEAVAMVKPIEDAEEAAKKLLKEAIQRGSADNITCVVVRFLMDQGGASASSNDTTTSANSVTPSL
- the LOC112716023 gene encoding probable protein phosphatase 2C 59 isoform X1 — encoded protein: MGYLNSGVSSSSQVHAADDAPASGGGLSHNGKFSYGYASCAGKRSSMEDFYETRVDGVDGEIVGLFGVFDGHGGVRAAEYVKKNLFSNLISHPKFISDTKSAIADAYNHTDSEFLKSENTHNRDAGSTASTAILVGDRLLVANVGDSRAVICRGGNAIAVSRDHKPDQTDERQRIEDAGGFVMWAGTWRVGGVLAVSRAFGDRLLKQYVVADPEIKEEKVDSSLEFLILASDGLWDVVSNEEAVAMVKPIEDAEEAAKKLLKEAIQRGSADNITCVVVRFLMDQGGASASSNDTTTSANSVTPSL